One part of the Streptomyces ferrugineus genome encodes these proteins:
- a CDS encoding PTS-dependent dihydroxyacetone kinase phosphotransferase subunit DhaM, with amino-acid sequence MSDDKGEGLVGIVLVSHSAQVAASVAELAQGLAGGATAVPVAPAGGTEGGELGTSAELIAAAAASVDRGAGVAVLTDLGSAVLTVKALLAEGDELPDSTRLVDAPFVEGAVAAVVTAAAGADLAAVEAAASEAYTYRKV; translated from the coding sequence GTGAGTGACGACAAGGGCGAAGGGCTCGTCGGCATCGTGCTGGTCTCGCACAGCGCGCAGGTGGCGGCGTCGGTGGCCGAGTTGGCGCAGGGGCTCGCGGGCGGTGCCACGGCGGTGCCGGTGGCCCCGGCGGGCGGTACCGAGGGCGGCGAGCTCGGCACCAGCGCCGAACTGATCGCGGCGGCGGCCGCTTCGGTGGACCGCGGTGCCGGGGTCGCGGTGCTCACCGACCTGGGCAGCGCGGTCCTCACCGTCAAGGCCCTGCTCGCCGAGGGCGACGAACTCCCGGACAGCACACGCCTGGTGGACGCGCCGTTCGTCGAGGGGGCGGTGGCGGCGGTGGTCACCGCGGCCGCCGGCGCCGACCTGGCTGCGGTGGAGGCGGCGGCGTCGGAGGCGTACACGTACCGGAAGGTGTGA
- a CDS encoding DUF1876 domain-containing protein, whose translation MPHTAEWKVRLYLFEDEGTTKARVVLDTGSTSLTGHGVAHRNPADTDVPEIGDELAAGRALHDLGQRLVDAAARDIDGMGASVTRREPPQVTGWPV comes from the coding sequence ATGCCCCACACAGCGGAATGGAAGGTGCGCCTCTACCTCTTCGAGGACGAGGGGACCACGAAGGCCCGGGTGGTGCTGGACACCGGCAGCACATCGCTCACCGGTCATGGCGTGGCGCACCGCAACCCCGCGGACACCGACGTGCCCGAGATCGGCGACGAGCTGGCGGCGGGCAGGGCGCTGCACGACCTCGGGCAGCGACTGGTGGACGCCGCCGCACGCGACATCGACGGCATGGGCGCGTCCGTGACGCGGCGGGAACCTCCCCAAGTCACCGGCTGGCCCGTGTGA
- a CDS encoding nicotinate phosphoribosyltransferase: MSDATTTDLYEVTMALSYLREDMTRPATFSLFVRELPPERGFLVAAGVESALDFLTGFRVGPEDVAAYAAALHRPEQDLAPLLGLEFTGLVRAVPEGRIVLAGEPLLEVTAPLPQAQLVETYVLNQVSHQTAIASKAARCVLAAAGHPVVDFSLRRTHGTHAGHQVARLGAMVGFAGTSNVAAATAEGIPAVGTMAHSYVEAFGTEEAAFRAFARCHPGPVTFLVDTYDTEAGVRVAARVLGDLDLAARGPGSAVRLDSGDLGALAARARRLLDAAGLPDVRVVASGGLDEYAVDDLVRSGAPIDVYAVGTRVGVSADAPFLDSAYKLVEYAGRPVMKLSSAKVTAPGRKQVFRLPGYADVIALSDEPPPGGGVPLLETVMRDGRRVGGRSTVTECAARFAADLEGLPSAARRIRAPLAPRAAASERLTALAEQVRRRIETEQRTVPG, encoded by the coding sequence ATGTCCGACGCGACGACCACCGACCTGTACGAGGTCACGATGGCCCTGTCGTATCTGCGCGAGGACATGACCCGGCCGGCGACGTTCAGCCTGTTCGTCCGCGAGCTGCCGCCGGAGCGGGGCTTCCTGGTCGCGGCCGGTGTGGAGTCCGCACTGGACTTCCTGACCGGCTTCCGCGTCGGCCCCGAGGACGTCGCCGCGTACGCCGCGGCACTGCACCGGCCCGAGCAGGACCTTGCGCCGCTGCTCGGCCTGGAGTTCACCGGCCTGGTGCGGGCGGTGCCGGAGGGCCGGATCGTGCTGGCCGGCGAGCCGCTGCTGGAGGTGACCGCACCGCTGCCGCAGGCGCAGCTCGTCGAGACGTACGTACTGAACCAGGTCAGTCACCAGACGGCGATCGCCTCGAAGGCCGCCCGATGCGTCCTCGCCGCGGCGGGCCACCCGGTCGTGGACTTCTCCCTGCGCCGCACCCATGGCACCCACGCGGGCCATCAGGTCGCCCGGCTGGGCGCGATGGTGGGTTTCGCCGGGACCAGCAACGTCGCCGCCGCGACCGCGGAAGGGATCCCGGCCGTCGGCACGATGGCCCACTCGTACGTGGAGGCGTTCGGCACCGAGGAGGCGGCCTTCCGTGCCTTCGCCCGGTGCCACCCCGGTCCGGTGACCTTCCTGGTGGACACCTACGACACGGAGGCGGGCGTGCGGGTCGCGGCGCGCGTGCTCGGCGACCTCGACCTCGCGGCCCGCGGGCCGGGCTCGGCGGTGCGGCTGGACAGCGGGGACCTCGGTGCCCTCGCCGCGCGGGCGCGCCGACTCCTCGACGCCGCCGGGCTGCCGGACGTCCGCGTCGTCGCCAGCGGCGGTCTCGACGAGTACGCCGTCGACGACCTGGTCCGCTCCGGGGCGCCGATCGACGTCTATGCAGTCGGCACCCGGGTCGGGGTCTCGGCCGACGCGCCCTTCCTGGACTCCGCCTACAAGCTGGTGGAGTACGCGGGCCGACCGGTGATGAAGCTTTCCTCGGCGAAGGTCACGGCCCCCGGTCGCAAACAGGTGTTTCGCCTTCCCGGGTACGCCGATGTGATCGCACTGAGCGACGAGCCGCCGCCCGGTGGGGGAGTGCCGCTGCTGGAGACGGTGATGAGGGACGGCCGACGCGTCGGCGGGCGGTCGACGGTCACCGAGTGCGCTGCGCGGTTCGCCGCCGATCTGGAGGGGCTGCCGTCCGCGGCCCGCCGGATCCGGGCGCCCCTGGCACCTCGGGCGGCGGCCTCGGAGCGGCTGACCGCGCTCGCCGAGCAGGTCCGGCGCCGTATCGAGACCGAGCAGCGGACCGTGCCGGGATGA
- a CDS encoding TetR/AcrR family transcriptional regulator codes for MTAAREQTSRPTGRPPLTEERKAEIRLEIARAAVDLFVTQGVAATTGEQIGAAVGVSARTVWRYFPSKESCVRPLFSAGIDLIADCLRRWRPGQRLEELFDRELADDELALVGPDRATVGALVRLTRTEPGLRAIWLQTYDEAEPAFARALAERAGLPADDLRPTIQAATFNAALRAAVEHYAWHTVDTDPDRETAQAELTATLRVALGVVAEGIA; via the coding sequence ATGACCGCAGCCCGTGAACAGACGAGCCGCCCCACGGGCCGACCGCCCCTGACCGAGGAGCGCAAGGCCGAGATCCGGCTGGAGATCGCGCGGGCCGCGGTGGACCTGTTCGTCACCCAGGGCGTGGCGGCGACGACCGGCGAGCAGATCGGGGCGGCGGTCGGTGTCTCCGCGCGGACCGTGTGGCGCTACTTCCCGAGCAAGGAGAGCTGCGTACGGCCGCTGTTCTCGGCCGGGATCGACTTGATCGCCGACTGTCTGCGGCGGTGGCGTCCCGGGCAGCGGCTGGAGGAACTCTTCGACCGGGAACTCGCGGACGACGAACTCGCCCTCGTCGGCCCCGACCGTGCGACCGTCGGCGCGCTGGTACGACTGACCCGCACCGAGCCCGGACTGCGCGCGATCTGGCTCCAGACCTACGACGAGGCCGAACCGGCGTTCGCCCGAGCCCTCGCCGAACGCGCCGGCCTCCCCGCCGACGACCTGCGCCCGACGATCCAGGCGGCGACCTTCAACGCGGCCCTGCGCGCGGCGGTCGAGCACTACGCCTGGCACACCGTCGACACCGACCCCGACCGGGAGACGGCACAGGCGGAGCTGACGGCGACACTGCGTGTGGCGCTGGGTGTGGTGGCGGAGGGGATCGCGTAG
- a CDS encoding Acg family FMN-binding oxidoreductase: protein MRSTSFDAVVLETCVSAAVAAPSIHNSQPWRFGLDPDTVTFEVRAAPGAGLRYTDPEGRALHLSVGACVLNLRVAMAHFGWDPVTRLLPRPEEPDLLAALRPTEPGHPRPGESELYEALWRRHSSRFPFSDRPVLPGPRVELAAAAAAEGAWLLFPDHAETARLLALTADGERRNRLDADRCTESRRWVRQDPYIETGNGMPPEVLGPQDATERLPMRDFTAQRHPDRLRARPYESTPVIAMLTTEHDRRTDWLRAGQALERVLLVATVHGLRASLLHQAMEWPDLRESVTSGPGQAHMLIRLGYGPEGPSTPRRAARTVLDASPR from the coding sequence ATGCGCAGCACATCGTTCGATGCCGTGGTCCTGGAGACCTGTGTCTCGGCCGCGGTCGCCGCGCCGTCGATCCACAACTCCCAGCCGTGGCGCTTCGGCCTGGACCCGGACACGGTCACCTTCGAGGTGCGTGCCGCGCCAGGAGCGGGTCTGCGGTACACGGACCCGGAGGGCCGGGCGCTGCACCTGTCGGTGGGCGCGTGTGTGCTCAACCTCCGTGTCGCGATGGCCCACTTCGGCTGGGACCCGGTCACCCGGCTGCTGCCCCGCCCCGAGGAACCGGACCTGCTCGCCGCCCTACGGCCGACCGAGCCCGGCCACCCGCGACCGGGCGAGAGCGAGCTGTACGAGGCCCTCTGGCGTCGGCACAGCAGCCGCTTCCCGTTCTCCGACCGACCGGTGCTGCCCGGCCCGCGCGTCGAACTCGCCGCGGCGGCCGCCGCGGAGGGCGCCTGGCTCCTCTTCCCCGACCACGCCGAGACCGCACGTCTGCTCGCACTCACCGCGGACGGTGAGCGGCGCAACCGACTGGACGCGGACCGCTGCACCGAGAGCCGCCGCTGGGTGCGCCAGGATCCGTACATCGAGACCGGGAACGGCATGCCGCCGGAGGTGCTCGGCCCGCAGGACGCCACGGAACGGCTCCCCATGCGCGACTTCACCGCCCAGCGCCACCCCGACCGGCTGCGCGCCCGCCCCTACGAGTCGACTCCCGTCATCGCGATGCTCACCACCGAGCACGACCGCCGCACCGACTGGCTGCGCGCCGGGCAGGCCCTCGAACGCGTCCTCCTGGTGGCCACGGTCCACGGACTGCGCGCCTCCCTGCTGCACCAGGCGATGGAGTGGCCCGACCTACGCGAGTCGGTGACCTCCGGGCCCGGACAGGCGCACATGCTGATACGGCTCGGCTACGGCCCGGAGGGCCCCAGCACGCCGCGGCGCGCGGCGCGTACGGTGCTCGACGCCTCGCCGCGGTGA
- the dhaK gene encoding dihydroxyacetone kinase subunit DhaK, which translates to MKMLINVAESVVADALRGMAAAHPELVVDVDKRVIVRRDAPVAGKVGLVSGGGSGHEPLHGGFVGPGMLSAACPGEVFTSPVPDQMVRAAAAVDSGAGVLFIVKNYTGDVLNFDMAAELAEDEGIQVAKVLVNDDVAVTDSLYTAGRRGTGATLFVEKIAGAAADEGQPLEQVEAIGRQVNDNSRSFGVALSACTTPAKGSPTFDLPPGELELGIGIHGEPGRERRAMMTSGEIADFAVGAVLEDMTPRNPVLVLVNGMGGTPLLELYGFNAEVQRVLAERGVAVARTLVGNYVTSLDMAGASVTLCQVDEELLRLWDAPVNTPGLRWGM; encoded by the coding sequence ATGAAGATGCTGATCAACGTCGCGGAATCCGTGGTCGCGGACGCGCTGCGGGGAATGGCCGCCGCGCATCCCGAGCTGGTCGTGGATGTGGACAAGCGGGTGATCGTACGGCGGGACGCGCCCGTGGCGGGGAAGGTGGGCCTGGTCTCCGGCGGCGGGTCGGGGCACGAGCCGCTGCACGGGGGCTTCGTGGGTCCGGGGATGCTGTCGGCGGCCTGTCCGGGCGAGGTGTTCACCTCGCCGGTGCCCGACCAGATGGTGCGGGCCGCGGCGGCCGTGGACAGCGGGGCCGGTGTGCTGTTCATCGTGAAGAACTACACGGGCGACGTCCTCAACTTCGACATGGCCGCCGAGCTCGCCGAGGACGAGGGCATCCAGGTCGCGAAGGTACTCGTCAACGACGACGTGGCGGTGACCGACAGCCTCTACACGGCCGGGCGGCGCGGCACGGGCGCGACGCTGTTCGTCGAGAAGATCGCCGGTGCCGCCGCGGACGAGGGGCAGCCGCTGGAGCAGGTGGAGGCGATCGGGCGACAGGTCAACGACAACTCCCGCAGCTTCGGCGTCGCCCTCAGCGCCTGCACCACGCCCGCCAAGGGCAGCCCCACCTTCGATCTGCCGCCCGGCGAGCTGGAGTTGGGCATCGGCATCCACGGCGAGCCCGGCCGGGAGCGGCGGGCGATGATGACCTCGGGTGAGATCGCCGACTTCGCGGTGGGCGCCGTCCTGGAGGACATGACGCCGCGCAACCCCGTGCTCGTCCTGGTCAACGGCATGGGCGGGACCCCGCTGTTGGAGCTGTACGGCTTCAATGCCGAGGTCCAGCGGGTGCTCGCCGAACGTGGTGTCGCCGTCGCCCGCACCCTCGTCGGCAACTACGTCACCTCGCTCGACATGGCCGGCGCCTCGGTCACCCTGTGCCAGGTCGACGAGGAACTGCTGCGGCTGTGGGACGCGCCGGTGAACACGCCGGGGCTGCGGTGGGGTATGTGA
- the dhaL gene encoding dihydroxyacetone kinase subunit DhaL produces MLDAEFFRRWMTATAASVDREAERLTALDSPIGDADHGSNLQRGFTAVTAELEKEAPATPGAILILAGRQLISTVGGASGPLYGTLLRRTGKALGDAGEVGEDEFAKALRAGVDAVMTLGGAAPGDKTMIDALVPAVDALGDGFVAARAAAEEGAVATTPLQARKGRASYLGERSIGHQDPGATSSALLIAALTEAAGE; encoded by the coding sequence GTGCTCGACGCCGAATTCTTCCGCCGTTGGATGACGGCGACCGCCGCCTCCGTGGACCGTGAGGCGGAACGGCTCACCGCTCTCGACTCGCCCATCGGCGACGCCGACCACGGCAGCAATCTGCAGCGCGGGTTCACCGCCGTGACGGCGGAGCTGGAGAAGGAGGCGCCGGCCACGCCGGGTGCGATCCTGATCCTCGCCGGGCGCCAGCTCATCTCGACGGTCGGCGGGGCGTCGGGGCCGCTGTACGGGACGCTGCTGCGCCGCACCGGCAAGGCCCTCGGGGACGCCGGTGAGGTCGGCGAGGACGAGTTCGCCAAGGCGCTGCGGGCCGGCGTGGACGCGGTCATGACGCTCGGCGGCGCCGCGCCGGGCGACAAGACCATGATCGACGCACTGGTGCCGGCCGTGGACGCGCTCGGCGACGGCTTCGTGGCGGCACGGGCCGCAGCCGAGGAGGGCGCCGTGGCGACGACGCCGTTGCAGGCCCGCAAGGGGCGGGCGAGCTATCTCGGGGAGCGCAGCATCGGGCATCAGGATCCCGGTGCCACGTCCTCGGCGCTGCTGATCGCGGCACTGACGGAGGCGGCCGGTGAGTGA
- a CDS encoding universal stress protein: protein MSHPVLAGIDGSGRSLAAADWAAREALLRGVPLRLVHAAPRLPGDAVPNPAAETLHHVGERLLERAIGELGARHPDLQVRGEQVAGPPAPALLAATRSAGLLVVGARGSGGFDGLAVGSVALATAAAAACPVVLVPERPSAGFADGTRAARAAGQVVVGFDARRPVGEVVDFAFTAAEARRVPLRAVQAWALPAEAVSPQTLFVTEEDRATWEDQEVLRLSDALRTWQDKYPDVTTRTDVVLLHPAEALLNASREADLLVVGRRADSRAAEGRLGPVTHAVLHHTRRPVAVVPHAG from the coding sequence ATGAGTCACCCGGTGCTGGCGGGTATCGACGGATCCGGGCGCAGCCTGGCCGCAGCCGACTGGGCCGCGCGGGAGGCGCTGCTGCGCGGCGTTCCGCTGCGTCTCGTGCACGCCGCGCCACGGCTGCCGGGCGACGCCGTCCCCAACCCGGCGGCGGAGACGCTGCACCACGTGGGTGAGCGCCTGCTGGAGCGGGCGATCGGCGAACTCGGTGCCCGCCACCCGGACCTGCAGGTGCGGGGCGAGCAGGTGGCCGGCCCACCGGCCCCGGCGCTTCTCGCCGCGACGCGCAGCGCCGGGCTGCTGGTGGTCGGGGCGCGGGGCTCGGGCGGCTTCGACGGCCTCGCGGTCGGCTCGGTGGCCCTCGCGACGGCCGCGGCAGCCGCCTGCCCCGTCGTGCTGGTGCCCGAACGGCCGTCCGCGGGCTTCGCTGACGGGACCCGCGCGGCGCGCGCCGCCGGCCAGGTCGTGGTGGGTTTCGACGCGCGGCGTCCGGTCGGTGAGGTGGTGGACTTCGCGTTCACGGCCGCCGAGGCGCGCCGGGTGCCGCTGCGCGCGGTCCAGGCGTGGGCGCTTCCCGCCGAGGCCGTGTCTCCCCAGACGCTGTTCGTGACGGAGGAGGACCGCGCGACCTGGGAGGACCAGGAGGTCCTGCGACTGTCCGACGCGCTGCGCACCTGGCAGGACAAGTATCCGGACGTGACCACCCGTACCGATGTCGTCCTGCTCCACCCGGCCGAGGCCCTGCTGAACGCGTCCCGGGAAGCCGACCTGCTGGTCGTGGGCCGCCGCGCCGACTCCCGGGCGGCCGAAGGCCGGCTGGGGCCGGTGACCCACGCCGTCCTGCACCACACGCGCCGCCCGGTGGCGGTCGTACCGCACGCCGGCTGA
- a CDS encoding Rv1733c family protein: MSDGTCAKRRLWRWHSNPLRRRDDIVEAWIVLAVWAVILVGGAVVGLVTAQAAAEAFTRQRAERRPVPAVLLADVPASASASGGTLALARISWTTPDGTTHTDRTLVDTGQKAGAEVTVWLDGRGALVTEPPSTTETAIEAGVLGVAAAVGLAGAAVGAGALARWRLDRRRIDQWGREWDLVGPLWGHRTG; encoded by the coding sequence ATGAGCGACGGCACATGTGCGAAGAGGCGGTTGTGGCGCTGGCACAGCAACCCGCTGCGGCGGCGTGACGACATCGTCGAGGCCTGGATCGTGCTGGCCGTCTGGGCGGTGATCCTGGTGGGCGGCGCAGTCGTCGGGCTGGTGACGGCCCAGGCCGCCGCCGAGGCGTTCACTCGGCAGCGCGCCGAACGGCGTCCCGTGCCGGCCGTGCTCCTCGCCGACGTTCCCGCCTCGGCCAGTGCGAGCGGTGGAACACTCGCCCTGGCGAGGATCAGCTGGACGACCCCCGACGGCACGACGCACACCGACAGGACCCTGGTGGACACGGGGCAGAAGGCCGGCGCCGAGGTGACCGTGTGGCTGGACGGCCGGGGCGCACTCGTCACCGAGCCGCCGAGCACCACGGAGACCGCCATCGAGGCCGGCGTTCTGGGAGTGGCCGCCGCGGTCGGACTGGCCGGTGCGGCCGTCGGCGCCGGGGCCCTCGCGCGATGGAGGCTGGATCGGCGGCGCATCGACCAGTGGGGCCGGGAGTGGGACCTGGTGGGGCCCCTGTGGGGGCACAGGACCGGGTGA
- a CDS encoding glycoside hydrolase family 75 protein, protein MRFQSLTLAAAGAALLAPTLPPPDPPAAQDGPEVHREVDVSAAELLAKVQDCTPVSHGRYRSDGDAPATIPVCGAGDVVFWKADMDIDCDGQPTDHCNDRTDPYFSEATAFRQSDGRYLSAEHLPYIVVPTPSDLWDYAAHGIRGGSVAAVVYRDRVRYAVVGDVGPRDIIGEASYATAEALGIPPDPRTGGTASGVTYIVFKNTRVTPIEDAAAAVTAGEQLAREFARGG, encoded by the coding sequence GTGCGCTTCCAGTCGCTGACGCTGGCCGCGGCAGGCGCCGCTCTGCTCGCCCCGACCCTGCCGCCCCCCGATCCGCCCGCCGCCCAGGACGGGCCCGAGGTGCACCGCGAGGTCGACGTCAGCGCCGCCGAACTGCTGGCGAAGGTCCAGGACTGCACCCCCGTGTCCCACGGGCGCTATCGCAGCGACGGCGATGCCCCCGCGACGATCCCGGTCTGCGGGGCGGGCGACGTCGTGTTCTGGAAGGCCGACATGGACATCGACTGCGACGGGCAGCCCACCGACCACTGCAACGACCGCACGGATCCCTACTTCTCCGAGGCGACGGCCTTTCGGCAGTCCGACGGCCGGTACCTGAGCGCCGAACACCTGCCGTACATCGTCGTGCCCACCCCGAGCGACCTCTGGGACTACGCCGCCCACGGCATCCGCGGCGGCTCGGTCGCGGCCGTCGTGTACCGGGACCGGGTGCGGTACGCGGTCGTCGGCGACGTGGGCCCCCGCGACATCATCGGCGAGGCGTCGTACGCCACCGCCGAGGCGCTCGGCATCCCACCCGACCCGCGGACCGGCGGCACCGCCTCCGGCGTCACCTACATCGTCTTCAAGAACACGCGGGTGACGCCGATCGAGGACGCCGCGGCCGCCGTGACGGCCGGCGAGCAGTTGGCGAGGGAGTTCGCACGAGGCGGATGA
- a CDS encoding SDR family NAD(P)-dependent oxidoreductase, translating to MTTGLDGRSVIVTGAGSGIGRAAALAFAEHGARVVAADLNAEGAKEVVREIEEAGGGAVAVVGDLSEQAVVDQVVETAVERFGGVDVLVNNAGIMDRMSALADVTDAEWERVVRVNLTAPFLLTRAVLPHMLQSGRGVIVNTASEAGLRGSAAGAAYTASKHGVVGLTKSLAVMYRKQGIRANAIAPGGTQTGIVVDAAQDAHGPAALGPHFVNIGKLARAEEQAAAIVFLASDAASNINGAILPVDDGWAAV from the coding sequence ATGACCACCGGACTGGACGGACGCAGCGTCATCGTCACCGGAGCGGGCTCGGGCATCGGGCGCGCGGCCGCCCTGGCCTTCGCCGAGCACGGCGCCAGAGTGGTGGCGGCCGACCTCAACGCCGAAGGCGCGAAGGAAGTCGTCAGGGAGATCGAGGAGGCGGGCGGCGGCGCGGTCGCGGTGGTGGGCGACCTGAGCGAGCAGGCCGTCGTCGACCAGGTCGTCGAGACCGCGGTCGAGCGTTTCGGCGGCGTGGACGTCCTGGTCAACAACGCCGGGATCATGGACCGCATGTCGGCACTCGCGGACGTCACCGACGCCGAGTGGGAGCGGGTCGTCCGGGTCAATCTCACCGCCCCGTTCCTGCTCACCCGCGCGGTGCTGCCGCACATGCTGCAGTCGGGCAGGGGGGTGATCGTGAACACGGCGTCCGAGGCCGGTCTGCGCGGCAGTGCGGCGGGCGCCGCGTACACGGCGTCGAAGCACGGAGTGGTGGGGCTGACCAAGTCCCTCGCGGTGATGTACCGCAAGCAGGGCATCCGGGCGAACGCGATAGCGCCCGGCGGCACTCAGACCGGCATCGTGGTGGACGCCGCGCAGGACGCGCACGGACCGGCGGCGCTCGGCCCGCACTTCGTCAACATCGGCAAACTGGCCCGGGCCGAGGAGCAGGCCGCCGCGATCGTGTTCCTCGCCTCGGACGCGGCGAGCAACATCAACGGCGCGATCCTGCCGGTCGACGACGGCTGGGCGGCGGTCTGA
- a CDS encoding STAS domain-containing protein, which yields MSQNHTSRTPPLSVRVVAGTTVAEPRGEIDLLAAPALMARLDALTADECPDLVLDLRAVTFIDCSGLGVLCRTRNRVVARQGALRLVSRSARFLRLLRITGLTGVFEIHPDLPALVRTGPRPSQKVDAPQ from the coding sequence ATGTCCCAGAACCACACCAGCCGCACCCCGCCTCTCTCGGTGCGCGTCGTCGCTGGTACGACCGTCGCGGAGCCGCGCGGCGAGATCGATCTCCTCGCGGCGCCGGCCCTGATGGCCCGGCTGGACGCGCTGACGGCCGACGAGTGCCCGGACCTGGTGCTGGACCTGCGGGCCGTGACCTTCATCGACTGCAGCGGGCTGGGCGTCCTGTGCCGGACCCGCAACCGCGTCGTGGCCCGGCAGGGCGCGCTGCGACTGGTCAGTCGCAGCGCGCGCTTCCTGCGCCTGCTGCGCATCACCGGTCTGACGGGCGTGTTCGAGATCCACCCCGACTTGCCGGCGCTCGTCAGGACCGGGCCGCGACCGTCACAGAAGGTTGACGCGCCCCAGTGA
- a CDS encoding 6-phosphofructokinase codes for MKVGVLTGGGDCPGLNAVIRSVVRKGVQEYGFEFVGLRDGWLGALQGNVVPLDVAGVRGILPRGGTILGSSRTNPLKHEDGVRRIQDTLAAHQVDALVVIGGEDTLGVATELSRQGVDLVGVPKTIDNDVAGTDYTFGFDTAVGIATEAIDRLHTTAESHMRTLVVEVMGRHSGWIALHAGVAGGANVILIPERPFDIEQVCAWVKNRFKIHYAPIVVTAEGATPKEGQMILKDQSLDEYGHVRLSGIGEWLAQEIEARTGTDARTTVLGHVQRGGTPSPFDRWLATRFGLHAVDAVKDGDFGTMVALRGTEIVRIPLAETRERTKQVDPSLYDEFGVFFG; via the coding sequence ATGAAGGTCGGAGTGCTGACCGGTGGCGGCGACTGTCCCGGCCTCAACGCCGTGATCCGCAGCGTCGTCCGCAAGGGAGTCCAGGAGTACGGCTTCGAGTTCGTCGGCCTGCGGGACGGCTGGCTCGGTGCGCTGCAGGGCAATGTCGTGCCGCTGGACGTCGCCGGCGTCCGCGGGATCCTGCCACGGGGCGGAACCATCCTCGGGTCCTCCCGCACCAACCCGTTGAAGCACGAGGACGGAGTGCGGCGCATCCAGGACACCCTCGCCGCACACCAGGTGGACGCGCTCGTCGTGATCGGCGGCGAGGACACCCTCGGTGTCGCCACGGAGCTGAGCCGCCAGGGGGTCGACCTGGTCGGCGTGCCGAAGACCATCGACAACGACGTCGCCGGCACCGACTACACCTTCGGCTTCGACACGGCCGTCGGCATCGCCACGGAGGCCATCGACCGCCTCCACACCACCGCCGAGTCGCACATGCGCACCCTGGTGGTGGAGGTGATGGGCCGGCACTCGGGGTGGATCGCCCTGCACGCGGGCGTCGCGGGCGGCGCCAACGTGATCCTCATCCCGGAGCGGCCGTTCGACATCGAGCAGGTCTGTGCGTGGGTGAAGAACCGGTTCAAGATCCATTACGCGCCGATCGTCGTCACCGCCGAGGGGGCCACCCCCAAAGAAGGGCAGATGATCCTCAAGGACCAGTCGCTGGACGAGTACGGCCATGTACGGCTCTCGGGCATCGGCGAGTGGCTCGCCCAGGAGATCGAGGCGCGCACGGGCACGGATGCCCGTACCACCGTCCTCGGCCACGTACAGCGCGGCGGCACCCCGAGTCCCTTCGACCGCTGGCTGGCCACGCGCTTCGGACTGCACGCCGTCGACGCGGTCAAGGACGGCGACTTCGGCACCATGGTGGCCCTGCGCGGCACCGAGATCGTCCGCATCCCCCTCGCCGAGACCCGGGAGCGGACCAAGCAGGTGGATCCGTCGCTGTACGACGAGTTCGGGGTGTTCTTCGGCTGA
- a CDS encoding beta/alpha barrel domain-containing protein, translated as MTDIQGLVGDEAKDPLTHTAQGILQSLFDHGRLAGTGYVSILPVDQGTEHSAASAFARTPATSTRRTSSNSPSRAAATPKENNGGYRALGFGRTDPLVYGTLTTKAFQRPTAEGVELLHAVQDVYLDDSVTVA; from the coding sequence ATGACCGACATCCAAGGCCTGGTGGGCGACGAGGCGAAGGACCCGCTGACCCACACCGCCCAGGGGATTCTCCAGTCCCTCTTCGACCACGGCCGGCTGGCCGGGACGGGCTACGTGTCGATCCTGCCGGTCGACCAGGGCACCGAGCACTCCGCGGCCTCCGCGTTCGCCCGAACCCCCGCCACCTCGACCCGAAGAACGTCGTCGAACTCGCCGTCGAGGGCGGCTGCAACGCCGAAAGAGAACAACGGCGGCTACCGCGCGCTGGGCTTCGGCAGGACCGACCCGCTCGTGTACGGCACGCTCACCACCAAGGCCTTCCAGCGGCCCACGGCAGAAGGCGTCGAACTGCTCCACGCCGTCCAGGACGTCTACCTCGACGACAGCGTCACCGTCGCCTGA